A genome region from Bacteroides stercoris ATCC 43183 includes the following:
- a CDS encoding 3'-5' exonuclease, with amino-acid sequence MKLNLKNPIVFFDLETTGTNINSDRIVEICYLKVYPNGNEETKTMRINPEMHIPEEASAVHGIYDEDVAECPTFKEVARNIANDIEGCDLAGFNSNRFDIPVLAEEFLRADVDIDMSRRKFVDVQVIFHKMEQRTLSAAYKFYCGKNLEDAHTAEADTRATYEVLMSQLDRYPELQNDVAFLSDYSSFNKNVDFAGRMVYDDKGVEVFNFGKYKGMPVADVLKRDPGYYSWILNSDFTLNTKAMLTKIRLREITQK; translated from the coding sequence ACTCGGACCGAATAGTAGAAATCTGTTATCTCAAAGTATATCCCAACGGAAACGAGGAAACCAAAACCATGCGCATCAATCCCGAAATGCACATACCGGAAGAGGCTTCCGCCGTTCACGGCATTTACGACGAAGATGTGGCAGAATGCCCCACGTTCAAGGAAGTGGCACGCAATATAGCCAATGATATTGAAGGGTGCGACCTTGCCGGGTTCAATTCCAACCGCTTTGATATTCCGGTACTGGCAGAAGAATTTCTGCGTGCAGACGTGGATATAGATATGAGTCGCCGCAAGTTTGTGGATGTACAGGTTATCTTCCACAAAATGGAGCAGCGCACACTGTCTGCCGCTTATAAGTTCTATTGCGGCAAGAACCTGGAAGACGCCCATACGGCGGAAGCCGATACGCGTGCCACTTACGAGGTGCTGATGTCGCAACTGGACCGTTATCCCGAATTGCAGAACGATGTGGCTTTCCTCTCGGATTATTCCAGCTTCAACAAGAATGTTGACTTTGCAGGACGCATGGTTTACGATGATAAAGGTGTGGAAGTGTTTAATTTCGGTAAATACAAAGGCATGCCGGTGGCAGATGTGCTGAAACGCGATCCGGGCTATTACAGCTGGATACTGAACAGTGATTTTACACTGAACACCAAGGCTATGCTGACTAAAATCCGCCTGCGCGAGATTACCCAGAAGTAA